A single window of Armatimonadia bacterium DNA harbors:
- a CDS encoding Gfo/Idh/MocA family oxidoreductase translates to MAVRVGFIGAGGMNSSHMRNLAQIKDAEIVAICDLQEERAKQRAEEYGAEAYTCWKKMLKDAKMDALYVAVPPFAHEGQEQAAAELGIHLFVEKPVAVNIETAQSVLSAIKKAGVIATAGFQDRYQDTVALMKGLLAKNKPAMVMGYWIGGMPGVPWWRVKAQSGGQAVEQTIHTFDMARYLLGEVKSVQCTWSTGLMTEVPNYDVEDATCVNLQFESGVCGTIFSGCFLKGLGGKVGLDIWCQAMRIEYAGRKQVTVMEPEKEPVVTQVGNTPGLDFDTTFMKAVAAAGKDAKAAQAMLKSSYADACRSLAVPLAANESIATGAVVEPVKFED, encoded by the coding sequence ATGGCAGTACGAGTTGGCTTCATCGGCGCCGGTGGGATGAACTCATCGCACATGCGTAACCTGGCCCAGATCAAGGACGCAGAGATCGTCGCCATCTGTGACCTGCAGGAAGAGCGGGCCAAGCAGCGTGCGGAGGAGTACGGCGCGGAGGCATACACCTGCTGGAAGAAGATGCTCAAGGATGCCAAAATGGACGCCCTGTACGTAGCCGTCCCGCCCTTCGCGCACGAGGGTCAGGAGCAGGCTGCTGCCGAACTGGGCATCCACTTGTTCGTGGAGAAGCCCGTGGCCGTCAACATCGAGACGGCTCAGTCCGTGCTCAGCGCCATCAAGAAGGCCGGTGTCATCGCGACCGCCGGGTTCCAGGACCGCTACCAGGACACCGTCGCCCTCATGAAGGGCCTCCTCGCCAAGAACAAGCCCGCGATGGTCATGGGCTACTGGATCGGCGGAATGCCGGGTGTGCCGTGGTGGCGCGTGAAGGCGCAGTCGGGTGGCCAGGCCGTCGAGCAGACCATCCACACCTTCGACATGGCCCGCTACCTGCTGGGCGAGGTCAAGAGCGTACAGTGCACCTGGTCCACGGGCCTCATGACCGAGGTGCCCAACTACGACGTTGAGGACGCCACCTGCGTGAACTTGCAGTTCGAGAGCGGCGTGTGCGGCACGATCTTCTCCGGCTGCTTCCTCAAGGGTCTCGGTGGCAAGGTGGGTCTGGACATCTGGTGCCAGGCCATGCGGATCGAGTACGCCGGCCGCAAGCAGGTTACCGTCATGGAGCCCGAAAAGGAGCCCGTAGTCACTCAGGTCGGCAACACTCCGGGCCTCGACTTCGACACGACCTTCATGAAGGCCGTGGCTGCCGCCGGCAAGGACGCCAAAGCGGCCCAGGCCATGCTCAAGAGCAGCTACGCCGATGCCTGCCGCAGTCTCGCCGTGCCGCTGGCGGCCAACGAGTCCATCGCGACCGGCGCCGTGGTCGAGCCCGTGAAGTTCGAGGACTAA
- a CDS encoding phosphomannomutase/phosphoglucomutase, with protein sequence MPASVDPAIFRAYDIRGKVGEQITPEAVRLIARAYATRFVDRPKPTIAVSRDLRTSSEELASAAIEGILSTGVNVVDVGQAPTPGLYFAIGLWGLDGGMGITASHRPPEDNGIKVRMGDGPFFGDDLQLLKDEVLAGNFAGGQGSYEQRDFYPDYFRLACQQLHIDRPLRLVLDLGNGCGTLTAPRLLRELGCDVTTVFEEPDGNFPGRGPDPTHPGAMDTLKSRVVELGAELGVAIDADGDRVAIVDHTGQVVEPDQYVLPVCREVLAQGPATFVSEVRCSQSIVDDIRAHGGDINLVAVGYPFILEAMREHGSPVGFETTGHCYFKDPYFKFDDASFAAARILGAISRSSENLHDLVASAPKYYPADPPRIACPDDRKFALVEEVAESYRGTHDLSEVDGVRIQYPDGWAVLRASNTGAELVLRWEGSSPEARDRIGEELMGRLKERL encoded by the coding sequence ATGCCTGCATCGGTGGACCCTGCCATTTTCCGCGCCTATGACATCCGGGGCAAGGTCGGAGAGCAGATCACACCCGAGGCCGTGCGGCTCATTGCCCGGGCCTACGCCACCCGCTTCGTCGACCGGCCCAAGCCCACCATCGCCGTCAGTCGCGACCTGCGCACCTCCTCGGAGGAACTGGCGAGCGCGGCGATCGAGGGGATCCTGAGCACCGGGGTCAACGTGGTTGATGTCGGGCAGGCGCCGACACCCGGACTGTACTTCGCCATCGGTCTGTGGGGTCTGGACGGCGGCATGGGCATCACCGCCAGTCACCGGCCGCCCGAAGACAACGGCATCAAGGTCCGCATGGGCGACGGGCCCTTCTTCGGCGACGATCTCCAGCTGTTGAAGGACGAGGTCCTTGCCGGGAACTTCGCCGGCGGCCAGGGGAGCTACGAGCAGCGAGACTTCTACCCGGACTACTTCCGGCTGGCCTGCCAACAACTGCACATCGACCGTCCGCTGCGCCTCGTGCTGGACCTGGGCAACGGCTGCGGGACTCTCACCGCTCCGCGGCTGCTGCGGGAGCTCGGCTGCGACGTGACCACGGTCTTCGAGGAGCCCGACGGCAACTTCCCCGGACGCGGACCCGACCCCACTCACCCCGGCGCCATGGATACGCTGAAGAGTCGTGTTGTGGAGCTGGGGGCCGAACTCGGCGTGGCCATCGATGCCGACGGGGACCGGGTCGCGATCGTCGACCACACCGGGCAGGTTGTCGAGCCCGATCAGTATGTGCTTCCCGTCTGCCGCGAGGTGCTGGCGCAAGGTCCGGCGACCTTTGTCTCCGAGGTGCGGTGCTCGCAGTCCATCGTCGACGACATTCGCGCTCACGGCGGCGACATCAACCTCGTAGCAGTCGGGTATCCCTTCATCCTCGAAGCAATGAGGGAGCATGGCTCGCCCGTGGGCTTTGAGACCACCGGGCACTGCTACTTCAAGGATCCCTACTTCAAGTTTGATGACGCCAGCTTCGCCGCCGCGCGGATTCTCGGAGCCATATCGCGCAGCAGCGAGAACCTGCACGATCTCGTCGCCTCGGCGCCGAAGTACTACCCGGCCGATCCACCGCGGATAGCCTGCCCGGATGACCGTAAGTTTGCGCTGGTGGAAGAGGTGGCTGAGAGCTACCGGGGCACCCATGACCTCAGCGAAGTCGACGGGGTGAGGATTCAGTACCCGGACGGCTGGGCGGTCCTGCGAGCCTCCAACACCGGGGCAGAGCTGGTGCTTCGCTGGGAAGGTAGCAGTCCGGAGGCACGAGACCGAATCGGTGAGGAGCTTATGGGGCGCCTCAAGGAGCGGCTGTAA
- a CDS encoding glycosyltransferase family 9 protein, with protein MASLAQKRRLDTTLGAPICTILNLLARILGAILRRDHSLARPPRRILVIKLVGLGSVVHSTLLLRALKAKYPEATLGFLCFRELRGLLGRIEDVDEILSLDDSSYWRLLRSVLGFIWGSWRRPFDLVIDLEVHSKFSTILSTLTCGRDRAGYYVITTRFRSGLYTHLVYYNRYRHVQEAYRQLGRALGVEAGVGQPLAPRLTEEERDFAEKLLEQWQVGNRHLLLVNVNAGDLCLERRWEPWKFARVMEVFAAREGVVVVMTGSAAEQAYTESVRQRVDESVRGRVVNSAGTMGFGQYLALLARSGALLTNDSGPLHLAASFGVSTVSLWGPGLPATYQPLVGNHRALCRDTYCSPCLYWVDELPCAGDNVCMQRISWQEVAAATAEVLGLSVTHPEADETTAQEAETKAEGYFVRRSVPPPQNG; from the coding sequence ATGGCAAGTCTGGCCCAGAAACGTCGTCTCGATACCACGCTCGGAGCGCCGATCTGCACGATCCTGAATCTGCTCGCGCGGATCCTGGGCGCAATCCTTCGGCGTGACCACTCGCTTGCCAGGCCGCCACGACGCATCCTGGTCATCAAGCTGGTCGGCCTGGGCAGCGTAGTACACTCGACGCTGCTGCTGCGGGCGCTCAAGGCGAAGTACCCCGAGGCGACGCTGGGGTTCCTGTGCTTCCGGGAGCTGCGCGGCCTGTTAGGGCGCATCGAGGACGTCGACGAGATCCTCTCGCTCGATGATAGCTCCTACTGGCGGCTGCTGCGCAGTGTGCTCGGGTTCATCTGGGGCTCCTGGCGGCGGCCCTTCGACCTGGTCATCGACCTCGAAGTGCACTCCAAGTTTTCCACCATCCTGTCCACTCTCACCTGCGGCCGGGATCGCGCGGGCTACTACGTCATCACCACGCGCTTCCGCAGTGGCCTGTACACGCATCTGGTATACTACAACCGCTATCGGCACGTGCAGGAGGCCTACCGGCAGTTGGGCCGTGCCCTTGGGGTCGAGGCCGGAGTCGGCCAGCCTCTCGCACCGCGGCTTACGGAGGAAGAGCGCGACTTCGCCGAGAAGCTGCTGGAGCAGTGGCAGGTCGGGAATCGGCACCTGCTGCTGGTGAATGTGAATGCCGGTGACCTGTGCCTGGAACGGCGCTGGGAGCCCTGGAAGTTCGCGCGGGTGATGGAGGTCTTCGCCGCCCGGGAGGGCGTGGTCGTGGTCATGACCGGCTCGGCGGCCGAGCAGGCCTACACGGAGTCGGTGCGGCAGAGGGTCGATGAATCGGTCCGCGGCCGGGTGGTGAACTCCGCCGGTACCATGGGCTTCGGCCAGTACCTGGCACTTTTGGCCCGCTCCGGGGCGTTGCTTACCAATGACAGCGGGCCGCTGCACCTGGCGGCGTCTTTCGGCGTGTCCACGGTCTCGCTGTGGGGCCCCGGACTGCCCGCGACCTATCAGCCGCTGGTGGGCAATCACCGTGCCCTGTGCCGGGACACCTACTGCTCGCCCTGCCTGTACTGGGTGGATGAGCTGCCCTGTGCAGGCGACAATGTATGCATGCAGAGGATCAGTTGGCAGGAAGTTGCCGCCGCAACGGCGGAGGTGCTGGGCCTTAGCGTGACCCATCCTGAGGCCGACGAGACGACTGCGCAGGAAGCGGAGACGAAGGCCGAAGGCTACTTCGTGCGCCGGTCGGTTCCGCCGCCGCAGAACGGCTAG
- a CDS encoding glycosyltransferase family 39 protein, translated as MSDPQQTPPQTETSTAPSAEPRSEGLWHGLFALVLVVYLALGSYLVAILPLWGGVADEPIHFGYCKYIAVKGHLPALWDHITDDLHYYYLAPGAGEAAHHPPSYYLLGSLVCRAFLHTPLPVQNYAVRAMSLLLGFLSLCFLYPAFRLLLPRRPELAVAAVAFVAVFPQRLLMCSIIAPEASGIFAASAALWMFAHYRATPQRWGWLWGAGAMAGMMALTKSTLLPFCVAFFVTALVLPLQSGLSRREKSLAIGGFILCGALVCLWWYVRNIVEYGQLVPTSVTPGSLDTAVKVAGGPDMIALLFLPRGRFYYKLAVTGIFWYFWSPSDWIPAGLRPIFLAVAALTWIGAIVGIWWGRRRREPLLDSLWQPILLPFLWAIPLLFIFYLRWTVTTCIQAHAEFGKFVMPVLGYLTLLLALGLNSLFGRRAALLLVAFALFFVAWDLVAYHNLATVLIPAHAGDWTPPPY; from the coding sequence ATGAGCGATCCACAGCAGACCCCTCCCCAAACCGAGACGAGTACCGCACCTTCCGCTGAGCCCCGTAGCGAAGGGCTTTGGCATGGCCTCTTCGCCCTGGTGCTGGTGGTGTACCTGGCGCTGGGCAGCTACCTGGTCGCGATCCTGCCGCTGTGGGGCGGCGTGGCGGATGAGCCGATCCACTTCGGCTACTGCAAGTACATCGCGGTAAAGGGCCATCTGCCCGCGCTGTGGGATCACATCACCGACGACCTGCACTACTACTACCTCGCGCCGGGCGCCGGAGAGGCCGCTCACCACCCGCCCTCCTACTACCTGCTGGGCTCTCTCGTATGTCGGGCGTTCCTGCACACCCCGCTGCCGGTGCAGAACTACGCTGTACGGGCGATGTCCCTGCTGTTAGGGTTCCTGTCGCTGTGCTTCCTGTATCCGGCCTTCCGGCTTCTGCTGCCCAGGCGGCCGGAGCTTGCGGTGGCGGCTGTTGCCTTTGTCGCCGTATTCCCGCAGCGCCTCCTGATGTGCTCCATCATCGCGCCCGAGGCTTCGGGGATCTTCGCTGCCTCGGCGGCCCTGTGGATGTTCGCCCACTATCGCGCAACGCCACAACGCTGGGGCTGGCTCTGGGGTGCCGGTGCGATGGCCGGCATGATGGCGCTGACGAAGTCGACCTTGCTGCCCTTCTGCGTAGCGTTCTTCGTGACGGCACTCGTGCTGCCGCTGCAGTCCGGGCTGAGTCGCCGGGAGAAAAGCCTCGCGATCGGCGGGTTCATCCTGTGCGGCGCCCTGGTGTGCCTCTGGTGGTATGTCCGCAATATCGTGGAGTACGGCCAGCTCGTGCCGACCTCTGTCACCCCGGGGAGCCTCGACACCGCGGTCAAGGTCGCCGGTGGGCCGGACATGATCGCGCTGCTGTTCCTCCCGCGAGGCCGGTTCTACTACAAGCTGGCGGTCACAGGCATCTTCTGGTACTTCTGGTCCCCGAGCGACTGGATCCCGGCAGGCCTCCGGCCGATCTTCCTTGCTGTGGCGGCCCTGACCTGGATCGGCGCAATCGTCGGAATCTGGTGGGGACGCAGACGGCGCGAACCGCTCCTGGACAGCCTCTGGCAGCCGATCCTGCTGCCCTTCCTGTGGGCGATTCCGCTGCTATTCATCTTCTATCTGCGCTGGACGGTCACGACCTGCATCCAGGCCCACGCGGAGTTCGGCAAGTTCGTGATGCCGGTCCTGGGCTACCTGACTCTGCTGCTGGCCCTGGGGCTCAATAGCCTCTTTGGCCGCAGAGCCGCCCTCCTGCTGGTAGCCTTCGCGCTGTTCTTTGTGGCCTGGGACCTGGTGGCCTATCACAATCTCGCAACGGTGCTCATTCCAGCGCATGCTGGTGACTGGACCCCGCCGCCCTATTGA
- a CDS encoding FAD-dependent oxidoreductase, whose product MAQDHVYDLAILGGGPGGLTAAVYASRKQLDVVMITGDIGGQTNLTQDIENYMGFRFISGQELADKFREQVEQFPIKIMLGKLAEGVQQEGKLFRIAVSGKEEVVARTVIIATGKRSRTLGVPGEKELVGRGVSFCSICDGPFFRDQRVAVVGGGNSGITAVIDLLKVAREITVLEITDTWRADPVLLERARASEKVRWLAGHRVVRIEGTEEVTGIVVTPTAGGPEELIKLEGVFLEIGLQPNTGFLKGFVELNEYGEVVIDSRCRTSIPGVLAAGDVTNTPEKQIIVAAGEGAKAALGVYQYLLGVEDVRQLQTW is encoded by the coding sequence ATGGCCCAGGACCATGTATATGACCTCGCTATTCTGGGAGGCGGACCGGGAGGATTGACCGCCGCCGTCTACGCCTCCCGCAAGCAACTCGACGTCGTCATGATCACCGGCGACATCGGCGGTCAGACGAACCTCACGCAGGACATCGAGAACTACATGGGGTTCCGCTTCATCAGCGGGCAGGAGCTGGCGGACAAGTTCCGCGAGCAGGTCGAGCAGTTCCCGATCAAGATCATGCTCGGCAAGCTGGCGGAGGGGGTTCAGCAGGAGGGCAAGCTCTTCCGGATCGCGGTGAGCGGCAAGGAAGAAGTCGTCGCTCGCACGGTCATCATCGCTACGGGCAAGCGTTCACGGACGCTCGGGGTGCCCGGTGAGAAGGAGCTTGTCGGCCGCGGCGTCAGCTTCTGCTCCATCTGCGACGGCCCCTTCTTCCGCGACCAGCGTGTCGCGGTCGTCGGTGGCGGGAACTCGGGAATCACCGCCGTCATCGACCTGCTCAAGGTGGCGCGGGAGATCACCGTCCTAGAGATCACCGATACCTGGCGCGCCGACCCTGTGCTGCTTGAGCGTGCGCGGGCTTCCGAGAAGGTCCGCTGGCTTGCCGGGCATCGAGTGGTGCGGATCGAGGGAACGGAAGAGGTCACGGGGATCGTCGTTACGCCAACTGCCGGCGGCCCAGAGGAGCTCATCAAGCTGGAGGGCGTGTTCCTGGAGATCGGCCTGCAGCCGAATACCGGCTTCCTCAAGGGCTTTGTGGAGCTCAACGAGTACGGAGAGGTCGTCATCGACTCCCGCTGCCGGACCAGCATCCCGGGGGTCCTGGCTGCCGGCGATGTGACCAACACGCCGGAGAAGCAGATCATCGTCGCTGCCGGAGAGGGCGCCAAAGCGGCCCTGGGAGTCTACCAGTACCTGCTGGGCGTGGAGGATGTTCGGCAACTGCAGACCTGGTAG
- the menA gene encoding 1,4-dihydroxy-2-naphthoate octaprenyltransferase, translating to MISRVLLWIRAARVPFFTGSVMPVCVCSAMAWYETGRFHWGYWLVTVVSMMLIHAGANLANDYFDHLSGNDPANTEFVNPFTGGSRVIQDLEVWPLDVLWAALLCLGAGSLLGLYLVYARGLWILAIGLVGVISAFCYSGPPLRLGYRGVGELFIFLDFGILPALGAYYVQAQTFSWGAIAAGLPNALLITAVLFINQFQDMRADMVADKRHWVVRLGRKRARWYYYALVTAAPLCVIGGVILGWLPTTAMIGVGGGVLLPGMIWTAGRYYDEPAELAPANASTIVMHLLTGVLLTVGILLGGTA from the coding sequence ATGATCTCGCGGGTGCTGCTTTGGATTCGCGCCGCTCGTGTGCCCTTCTTCACCGGGAGCGTCATGCCGGTATGTGTGTGCAGTGCCATGGCCTGGTACGAGACCGGGCGCTTCCACTGGGGCTACTGGCTGGTGACCGTGGTGTCGATGATGCTGATTCACGCCGGGGCGAATCTGGCCAACGACTACTTCGACCACCTCAGCGGCAATGACCCCGCGAACACGGAGTTCGTGAACCCCTTCACGGGCGGCAGTCGCGTGATCCAGGACCTGGAGGTCTGGCCGCTAGATGTGCTCTGGGCTGCCCTGCTCTGCCTGGGTGCCGGGAGCCTGCTAGGGCTGTACCTGGTGTATGCGCGAGGCCTGTGGATCCTGGCAATCGGCCTGGTGGGTGTGATCTCGGCCTTCTGCTACAGTGGCCCGCCGCTGCGGTTGGGCTATCGCGGCGTCGGCGAGTTGTTCATCTTCCTGGACTTCGGGATTCTGCCTGCGCTCGGGGCCTACTACGTGCAGGCGCAGACCTTCTCCTGGGGAGCAATCGCGGCGGGACTGCCCAACGCTCTGCTCATCACGGCGGTCCTGTTCATCAACCAGTTCCAGGACATGCGGGCCGATATGGTGGCCGACAAGCGGCACTGGGTTGTGCGGCTGGGGCGGAAGCGTGCCCGGTGGTACTACTATGCGCTCGTGACGGCAGCTCCCTTGTGCGTGATCGGCGGCGTTATCCTCGGATGGCTGCCGACAACGGCAATGATCGGCGTGGGTGGAGGTGTGCTCCTGCCGGGGATGATCTGGACGGCAGGGAGGTACTACGACGAGCCGGCGGAGCTTGCCCCGGCCAATGCCTCGACGATCGTCATGCACCTGCTGACGGGTGTGCTGCTCACGGTCGGCATCCTGCTGGGCGGCACGGCGTGA
- a CDS encoding HDIG domain-containing metalloprotein, which produces MTRDEALTILHEFTQTDSLRKHAYAVEAAMRGYARKLGGDEEYWGVVGLLHDFDWEIHPQLPDHPLKGSEILRERGVDEALVQDVLAHAPFTGVPLDTPLRKALFAVDELTGFIIACALVRPSRSLSDLEAKSVRKKMKDKSFAAAVSREDLQRGADELGIDLSEHIQFTIESMREISAELGL; this is translated from the coding sequence ATGACGCGCGACGAGGCCCTGACGATCCTGCACGAGTTCACGCAGACCGACAGCCTGCGCAAGCACGCCTATGCCGTGGAGGCCGCGATGCGCGGTTACGCTCGGAAGCTGGGTGGAGACGAGGAGTACTGGGGGGTCGTGGGGCTGCTGCATGACTTCGATTGGGAGATCCACCCGCAGCTTCCCGATCACCCGCTGAAGGGCTCCGAGATTCTCCGGGAGCGCGGCGTCGACGAAGCGCTCGTCCAGGATGTCCTGGCCCATGCGCCCTTCACCGGCGTGCCCCTGGATACTCCCCTGCGCAAGGCCCTCTTTGCTGTGGATGAGCTAACGGGCTTCATCATCGCCTGCGCACTTGTGCGGCCGTCGCGGAGTCTGAGCGACCTCGAGGCCAAGTCTGTGCGCAAGAAGATGAAGGACAAGTCCTTCGCCGCTGCCGTGAGTCGCGAGGACCTCCAGCGAGGCGCCGACGAGCTCGGCATCGACCTCTCCGAGCATATCCAGTTCACGATTGAGTCGATGCGCGAGATCAGTGCGGAGCTTGGGCTCTAG